A single Camarhynchus parvulus chromosome 5, STF_HiC, whole genome shotgun sequence DNA region contains:
- the EIF5 gene encoding eukaryotic translation initiation factor 5, which translates to MSVNVNRSVSDQFYRYKMPRLIAKVEGKGNGIKTVIVNMVDVAKALNRPPTYPTKFFGCELGAQTQFDVKNDRYIVNGSHEANKLQDMLDGFIKKFVLCPECENPETDLHVNPKKQTIGNSCKACGYRGMLDTNHKLCTFILKNPPESGDTGTGKKEKEKKNRKGKDKENGSVSSNETLPPPPPEEITPPQVVEEEDDDDWGEDTTEEAQRRRMDEISDHAKNLTLSEDLERTIEERVNLLFDFVKKKKEEGVIDTSDKDIVAEAERLDVKAMGPLVLTEVLFDEKIREQIRKYRRHFLRFCHNNKKAQRYLLHGFECVVAMHQSQLISKIPHILKEMYDADLLEEEVILGWAEKASKKYVSKELAKEIRVKAEPFIKWLKEAEEESSGNEEEDEDENIEVVYSTTASVPKVETVKPANNKDDDIDIDAI; encoded by the exons ATGTCTGTCAACGTCAACCGCAGTGTTTCAGATCAGTTCTATCGCTACAAAATGCCCCGTCTGATTGCCAAG GTGGAGGGCAAAGGAAATGGAATAAAGACGGTTATAGTCAACATGGTTGACGTTGCAAAGGCGCTTAATCGGCCTCCAACGT ATCCTACCAAATTTTTTGGTTgtgagctgggagcacagacCCAGTTTGATGTTAAGAATGACCGTTACATTGTCAATGGATCTCATGAGGCGAATAAGCTGCAAGACATGTTGGATGgattcattaaaaaatttgTTCTCTGTCCTGAGTGTGAGAATCCTGAAACTGATCTG CATGTCAATCCTAAGAAACAAACTATAGGTAACTCTTGCAAAGCCTGTGGCTATCGAGGCATGCTTGACACAAACCATAAACTCTGCACGTTCATTCTCAAAAACCCACCTG AAAGTGGTGACACTGgtacaggaaagaaagaaaaggagaagaagaacagaaaaggcAAGGACAAAGAGAATGGTTCTGTGTCCAGCAATGAGACACTTCCACCCCCACCACCAGAGGAGATTACTCCTCCACAGGTTGTG gaggaggaggatgatgatgacTGGGGTGAGGACACAACAGAAGAAGCCCAGAGGCGCAGAATGGATGAAATCAGTGACCATGCGAAGAACCTCACGCTTAGTGAAGACCTGGAAAGAACCATAGAAGAGAGAGTCAACTTACTATTTGATTTTGTAAAG aaaaagaaggaagaaggtgTCATCGATACTTCTGACAAAGACATTGTAGCAGAAGCAGAGAGACTGGATGTAAAGGCCATGGGCCCACTTGTTCTCACTGAAGTCCTTTTTGACGAAAAGATTCGTGAACAAATCAGGAAATACAGACGTCACTTCCTTCGT TTCTGCCACAACAACAAGAAAGCTCAGAGGTACCTTCTCCATGGCTTCGAGTGTGTGGTAGCTATGCATCAGTCTCAGCTTATTTCAAAAATACCAcatattttgaaggaaatgtATGATGCAGATCTTCTGGAAGAAGAAGTCATCCTTGGCTGGGCAGAAAAG GCCTCAAAGAAATACGTTTCAAAGGAGCTTGCCAAAGAAATCCGTGTCAAAGCAGAACCATTTATTAAATGGCTAAAGGAAGCTGAAGAAGAATCTTCCGGTAATGAAGAAGAGGATGAAGACGAAAACATAGAG GTGGTGTACTCCACAACTGCCAGTGTACCTAAAGTTGAAACTGTGAAGCCTGCAAACAATAAAGATGATGATATCGATATCGATGCCATTTAA